The nucleotide sequence gattttcaatctcaaggaccaaagtgatgtattatgcaaatctcattgaccattttggctaaaaagccaaatAAATATTAACAACCTCCCTTAAACTGAATGTTCTTCGGACAATCAGTTTAAACAAAAACCTCAGTCTTTTCGATGCTTCTTCCAGCAATCATCCAAGTCTCCTTAAACTGATTTCTACGGAAACAGTTTAAGACTAAACTTCACTTTAGTCCAATGCAACTACacaattcatgtacaagtgctCTTGCTGTACTGATACTTGACTAGAGCTTCATTGACATTCTTAACACCAAACTTGATATGAACTTGATGCTGTTGCAACAAATCCATCATGGTTCCTTTGCATTCTCTATGCTCTCGTGCTATGCAAATATATCCATCAGCCGGATGCCGCTTCATTCCATGCTCTCAAACCTCAATGTTCACCTCTCTTGCCTTGTATTTGTTGATGTGCCTAGCCACCAACCCTCTGCTCATGACATGATTTCAAGGCTACACTCATGTTATGGCATACCCGGCTACTCACGGGTGTGACAAATCAGCCCCACCAAAGAATGACGACTGCCTTGTCGTCCGTTTGTCTCCTCCATTTTGGCCATCCCTCTTTTGGCCTCCGAATGCCATCTCAACATCCGGCTTTCATCCCTGCTGCTGCCGATGATCTGTAGTGGTCCTTGGTCCAAAATATGCACCAAGTCATCACTATCTCCGTCCTCAACCTCACAAACCACCTCCTTGGTACTCAAATTCCCAAAATTCACAACCTGTGCAGAAGCATACCTTCATCCTGGTACCACTTCTGAACCCGGTCGCGAATCTTTTGCGAAAGCCTTGCACTCACCTTCCCTTGTTCTCTCACAATCAGCAACAGCTCCCTCTGAACAGGCGCCGGCAACAAACACGGCCTCGCCCTATGAGTCCTTCTCTTGTAATCCTTCTCCTGGATCCCAAAATACTCGAGCTTTTCCTAATCGGTCATGCCCGGGTCCATTTCGATTTGCTTCGAATGCGCCATCACACCCAATCAAAATTTGTCCGCCGACCGCCATGTGCTCTCTGTAGACGAAATCGTCACGCCCAGAGTCCCATCTGGGTTGGGGTGGTCTTCCCTTCCAAATCGATCTTCTCGAACATCCCGCAATTGGCTAAGGTCTCGAGCTCCTTTTGCAACTGGGCTTTGGTGTAAACGCCGCAGGGTCTGAGGAATACCGTGAAGAACGAGTCTTCGGTGCCGACGATGCTCCACGGCCGCCGATCGGAGAACAAGATCTCGGGGACCTTGTATTTCTTGAACCCACTGAGCTTGTTGAGCTGGACAACAAAGTTGGCCGGTAACCCATGCGAGTCCCACTCTTGGGATCTTTCGCCATGGCCGTCTGAACCTTGGAACCCTCCCATAACCAAACGCAGGATAGAAGGGTGCAGCAGGTATGAAAGGCCTCCTGGACTTCCTCAGGAGTACATGATAATCAACATTACCAACATAGATGGATCTAGAATCCACCTCCTCTTTCTCAGCCTGAGATGCAGAACCACTCCTGGAATCTTGAACAGTGCCCATCTCCTTCTCGACCTAGGCCGGCACGTAACGGAGAGCGCCAGCCTCCTCCTCTATCCGAGATCCCTGAACGACATGTCGACGTATTTTCGTCGTTGGGGATCTCGGCACCGTAAACCTCGGGCTCCTGTTGTTTCTCCACAGCTCTCCGATATGCTCTCCATCGCTTCGCCTCTCACTGGTTTTCCCTCCATCTCTGCTGAGTTTGCTCTCTCTCAATCTCGTTAACACTCTGATCCAACAGTCTAACGGCCGGATGACTTTAAAGCATCCAGAATCACCTTCATCTGATCTCTCTCTCATTAACTCGGTCCGCTTCACAAAAAGGCTCCAATTCAGCAACATGCAGCTTCCCCCACTTCTTATACAGCAAATCTCTTTTGTTGCAATAAGGTTCCGACATTATCAAACCCCAATCTCTTCTAGTTTTAATATATCAGAACTTTTCTCTCATTTctgcatttttttcttctttaattaatttccaGACTAGGGTTTCTGGgttgttttagttttaatataTCAGaacttttctctcatttttgcATTATTTTTTCGTTAATTTGTGTATGGGACCCTGTGGATctcttagattttttttaaagaaagaatCTCTTGTTTTGATGCACAATTGCACATTTTATTAACCAAATCCGAATCAGAGACACAAAAGCCAAAAGTGTGCACACATGAATCATTCATTCTATGTATGAAAAAGCAGAAACAGTGAAACATTAAATTAAAACCAGATAAGCAAACCACATATATGgattaaaaatacaaaagcGAAATACACAGAATTAAGTACTTTTGGGAGGACTTTAAAAGAAAAGGTACTATTGGGAGGAGTAGAAAAGCTGCTGAATCATATGCATTACAAtggtgtttgatattgtttgaGGTGATGAAGTGAGAATTAGAGATCTATTAGGGTTTTGGGGCTTGGGATGCCAAAGCTAATTATGAGGAAGGAGGACGGTGAAAAAATGAGCCAAAGTAGACTACTAAACGATCAAACATCATGCGTTTCACTGATTTTCTCTTGGCGGGAAACACACTCCCTACTTTTGGCTTGAACCATGAGTAGTATTGCGTCTCCTGCAGAACCATCATCTTTATTTCCCGATCATCTGGATTCTTCTGCTTCTTCATCCCTTTCTCTTCAGCCTCTTCAATATTTGCCCTCActgccatctctctctctctcgtgtaACGTATATGTGTATGTTGTTTCGGTTGCgggtttctttgttttggttgTGGGTTTCTTACTCTAAGAAGAGGGGGtttaaataatgaaaaagaacAACTAATGATGATATGACTAGATGAAAGGACAACCAAAAAATCAACTCAGGAAACAACGACATGCATGAGGACGAGACAAATAAAATCACTTTCAAAAATGAAAGTGGGATGCATTTACAAATGACACGTGGTTTTGGTGGCCCAATGCCCATACTTTCATTGGAGTTTCTTGCATTGCCCACTTGCGGGAACATGATATTTTGGGAAGTTTGGGAAGATTGATTAGTATTTTCAAACCAACTAACAACTAGAAAAAACATGTAAGATTGTCAATATAAAGAATATACGGAAGAAAGTGATTGAGTTTGAGGAAAAAGGTAACAAAAAGCTATATGAAAGTGGTTGTAAATCTTCATCCTTTAAGGAGACATCAAATTTGCAATTTGGACTATGACAAAGTCTCAAGTTTATTTGTGAATCCACTCTATTATTCAAGACATTTGATATTTATCAAGACAAATTTATGGCATACAATTTCAACATACATATAGATAAATTCATTTTTTGCAAGAATCAAATATAAGACAtgtcacttacaagtaaaggaATATtattagaccatagtactaagtggcaaatcAACAGTAATTTTGAAAATAAGTGTTTATAAGTCAGTTTCATAATTGGATAgatgaaaattatgaaaataaaaatgataaagaaaaaatagtaaTTATGTGAGGAATTGTTCCCATTATATGAGATAATTAAAAATACATACCAACTGAAAAATGGATAGTTTAATAtgcataattttatttatatagtTTACTTTTGTTTCAAACCTCGGCGGTTCAAGGAAATTTTTTCATTACGAAGATACAATGCGTAAATTTAAAAGAATTAACATATTCATTTTgagttatatatattattgggCTTTTGACATAATCTTATGTGTCACTTTCTTTTATgtctttattgatttttttttacaaataataaaataatctcACGAAATATATTTGatggagttttaatgaaatgggcctctaattttttttttaaaccaaaaatcatctaataactttatttaataaaaaaacttgaattttaatgaaaatgacaaaattttaatataataaaaaattaaaaaagcttACACTATTTCTACAATTGttcacactatttctaaaattaatcatactatttctaaaattgatgacactatttctaaaatcaATGCCACTAAATCTAGAAACAACGATACTATTTCTAAAATCGATGACATTATTTCTACAATCGGTGCCACTAAATCTAGAAACAAATACACTATTTCTAGAATTGCTGCCACACGGTGAAactatttatagaaataatggtcactattttttgtaaaattaatttacaaaattataCTTTAAAAAAAGCAATCTCAGTATTATATCAATGTGTCCTTTTTCAGACAATTCCACTTAATAATAATTtcaatttaatattttaaattttgataaaagcaagttttaaaataataaatcaacaaaATAAGTTCTaattttacacacacacacacatatatatatatatatatatatatattatctttAAAATTACATTAATGAACTCctctttgtcaatcaaaagatGATGAAAATACATCTTTATCTTCTATCACAACAAAATAGTTAAAGACAGTAACATAATTTTACAGtacaaaattttacttttaaacctCACTTGCATGTAAGTTTATCATCtctaaatttgtttttttttaaaacaacctACCTCCCACTCTCCTCACTCACAATTTctttctcactctcttcctctctctttcaattttaacaaccaaatttaaaaaaattcacacACCGTGTGGGCATGTActagtatatatttataaagagagaaaatgaacatgaagagagaagagagacaaAGGGGTGGGGGCCATGTGGAAGATGACAGAGGAGAAGTGGACAGATGGAGGAGAGAGTGGAGAGAGGGAAAGAAAAAGTTGGGGACGAGGAAAAGAAAGGATGGAAAGAGAAAAAATAGTAATTGAATTGTTTAATGTTGAGTTTtgtattaattattaaataaaattattaggtgatatgtttttttgttaactctcaaagttttgaatttttttttattagttttctttatatttaaGTTATGAAAAAGACGGACGGTTTGAACTCGGGTTGAAGAAGACGACCACATCCCCTGAGACCAATCTACCACTACTATGGCGTGATTACGAATCCGTAATCAGAATGAAAACAAGGAGTTCGATTCCGATTACGGATCACTCTTCTGTTTACTGAAATTGAGATGAATCAATAATGTGTGGGACCTACACGAAAAATGGAATTCAATTCTTGAAAACGGAGGAATTAGACTCCCTCCATGGATGAGGTAATTGAATTCCCGGAGCGTGAGGGAATTAGGAATGCATTTTGCACGCCTAGTATGCCCTCTTATCAATCTGCCTTCAAGAGATCGCATACGAGATCTCGTCTTCGTCGTTCTGGATCGTCGTCGTTCAGGAGGCGATGGACCAAAGGCTTTGACACCACCGACACACACCGTCGTTCAGGAGGCGATGGCTCATCGTCGTGCGATGTCGCTTTGACGATTGCGACCTTGGTGATGTCGATGCTCGTGTGGTCTTGACGGCTCCGATTGGTTTCTGCATTCATTCTTCTGCGCGGTTTGAAGGTCTTGACGGCTGGGAGCCGTTCTGCGTTTTTTCTTCTACGGGATAAGAAGATGGATGTGGCTTTGTTTATGGCTTTTAATTagattataatttaatttatacACAATTAATCAATAATGGACATTTTAACTCTTTACtttaactaaataaataaaagtaaccaataaaatgcatttaaacataaatatagaataaaatatttgatttggaacaccattttagtaatcatactaGTTTATGTTCCGATTCTactgaattagtaaacagttttagtcaacaacttcaacaggaatctgattctgattcggcctaatttcaattcctcctcaatccaattTCTCCTCAATTTAATTCCTCTCAATTtaattacggattagtaaacgcacCACTAGTGATTATTGATTTCTAGAAATTTTATATAAGAATCTTATAGACAACtttgaattgaattaaaattattaGCATGGAAAGGAGGGAAGCTTCCTGGACAATATCCCCATAGATGTGAATGAAGTGACATTTCCAGGATGAAAAATACTCCAGATAACGTGTTAGTTTTGGTTCCCACTTAATGGATAACATCCTATTACGTTCTCAACGAAACGCATGCAGTGACAccaacttttcttcttcttccatgcATCTTCCTTGAGTAACATTCTTTATGACTAGATGTTTGAGGACCAAGGCATTGGCTTCTGTGACACAACTCAAACAGTAAGTCCATATTTTCTTTTACCCACCAACCATGGTAGCCGAAAGAGTGGATTGGAAGAGGAAAAAAGAAGGAACGAGACCTAGATAAAAGAATAGTAAAGAGGAAAAACAATCAGCAGCTTTTGAACAATTAGGATTGAAGTTCCAATTTGTTTTCGAGTCCACATATCTTGCCTGAATTGATGCAACCTCAACTTCATTCATCTAGAACTTTATAACCCTAGATTTACGTAATGGTTATGaatcattctcaattttttttagtaagTACGGTAGGGCATATCGGTACACAACGTTGTGATTTGAATGCTTGAacgttttgttttggttttgaaaatttacaaaaaaaatataaaccttTTAAAAATCAAAGTAAACGTGGAGACCAGGTCATTCAAAAGAAAGACGAACCTATAAGAACAAAAACATAACAGAAAAAAGCCGTATATTCGCAAATTTAACAAGATTTAGGGAGCTTTATTAATTAGGCTTCGAAATACATCCCAGTCGGGTATTTATTTTGATGAACCAACAAAATTTACCAAGATGCTCTATGTAACTTCGTTTGGCAAAATATTGTTCCTCTAGACAGCTCTGGCATTGCTTAACTCATCAACTGAGTCCCCTCTTTCAAAAACTGCAGCAGCCCCCATACCTGAGCCTGCAACAAGGACACACACACAGTCGCGTTTCTTATTCTCATATCAAGCTCTCAATATTCTACCTTCGTTCATAGTTATATTAGACGGAAGAGCGCAAAAGGATACCTATGCACATGGAGATCACACCAAAGCGGTTATCCTTGCCACGGCGCTTCATCTCATTCAGGAGAGTTGCAACACAGCGAGCACCTagcacacaaaaacaaatacaatattCGCCTCAGATGACAGAGTGAACGAGTAGTTGTGTCAAAACATATCAGCTTTATTTTATTGCAGAAATATAAGACAGAGTCTAATTTAATTTGTCAGTTCGTATACCTGTAGCACCTAAAGGATGCCCTAGAGCAATAGCGCCTCCGTTAACATTGACTTTCTCAGGATCAAGCTCCAATTTCTTGACACAATATACATACTGAGATGCAAATGCCTAAATGAAACCAATAAAACTGCTTGGTCAAAATCTTCAAAGATAAGCTAATTCATCTTGAAGCTTACAGAAATCAATAGCAATGCATTACCTCATTTATCTCAAATAGATCTATATCATCAATCTCAAGACCAGCAGATTTCACTGCTACCGGAATTGCAGCAGCTGGACCAACTCCCATGACAGCGGGATCCACACCAACAGCAGCAAAACTCCTGCACAGAGATCATAAAGTTGTATCCAAAGTACAAAGAAAGCTTTAGCTAATTCTTGAACATATCCATCTCAAGGAAATTAACAACATTACCAATGAAAAGAAATATTAAGAATGAATAAACCTCTACCAGCCCATCTCTCAATTTTCGGTTTCTTAATAATTAGAGTTCTTTACTATGAATTTGCAGTATCTGTACTATAAAGTCAACTCGAGAATAGGCAGTCAAGcaattaaattgaacaaaaataatCAACGGCATACCTGAAAACACCAAAAATAGGAAGTCCCTTCTGCATAGCTAAACTTCTCTTCATAAGGAGGACTGCTCCAGCACCGTCACTCACCTGGCTAGCATTTCCTGAAAGACAAAAGCAATGAACTGGTTCACAATGCTTGAaacaagttttaaaaaaaaaagaaaaaacttccTATGTAAAGAAAGAGTTGTGTAAAATTAAACGAAGAAACTGTCCTGCATAACTAGCAGCAAGCTTTATGATAATTGAGTGACAAAATACCTGCAGTTGTAGAACCATCTCGTTTGAATGCAGGCTTTAGTTTTGCCAAATCGTTCATGTTTGCATTTGGACGGAACCCATCATCCACAGAGATTGTAACAGGCCTCTCCTCTCCAGTTTTTGGGTCCACAATCTGATGATACAAATAACCaattacaagaaaataaaacGCCATTTTACTTTTGTAAGACTCTTTGCAAATAAAGGGAGCACATTTTTATATTTACCTTGGTAGATACAGGGACAATTTCATCTTTGAATTTACCAGATGCTGTCGCTGCAGCAGCACGCCTATGTGATTCTACCTGTTCACAACCATTCATGGAATTACAGATTCAGCATTATCAGTTTATCGAACAGTTAATGCATGTTTTAACTTAAAACAGACAGAAAACTCACAGCGGCTCTGTCTTGTTCCTGCCGGGTCACACCATATCGCTGGGCAACATTTTCAGAAGTAACACCCATGGGAAGAAGGCAGTCGCGTGCTTGTGCAAAGATATCCACCTATTGACAACATGTATCAGTTCAAAATAACACCACAAACCAAAATATCAAGTAAAGAAGAAGAGTTAGATTATACCTTAGGGTTAACTTTACTTAATCCGCCAATGTTATCAACTGTCATGGACTCCAATCCAGCTGCAATGCCTGTATTCAAAACAAAGATCAAGTCCATTGATGGAGACCACCTAGCGGCTAATTAGATGCATGCATAATCAAGAGTTTTTCTCACCAATGTCGTAATATCCTGCTTTTATAGCAGCAGCTACATCAGCAACTGCCTGAAGGCCAGATGAACATTGCCTGTTAACAGTTCTAATGGGAACCGTATCTGGACCAAACCAACAAACCATAACACCATAAGCCAAACCAAATACAAAGAAGGGCCTCCAAAACATC is from Malus sylvestris chromosome 5, drMalSylv7.2, whole genome shotgun sequence and encodes:
- the LOC126621845 gene encoding 3-ketoacyl CoA thiolase 1, peroxisomal-like isoform X1: MDKALNRQKVLLQHLRPSSSVSSPDYESAALSASTCAAGDSAAYHRTSAFGDDIVIVAAYRTAICKAKRGGFKDTLPDDLLAPVLKAVIERTNLNPKEVGDIVVGTVLAPGSLRAMECRMAAFYAGFPDTVPIRTVNRQCSSGLQAVADVAAAIKAGYYDIGIAAGLESMTVDNIGGLSKVNPKVDIFAQARDCLLPMGVTSENVAQRYGVTRQEQDRAAVESHRRAAAATASGKFKDEIVPVSTKIVDPKTGEERPVTISVDDGFRPNANMNDLAKLKPAFKRDGSTTAGNASQVSDGAGAVLLMKRSLAMQKGLPIFGVFRSFAAVGVDPAVMGVGPAAAIPVAVKSAGLEIDDIDLFEINEAFASQYVYCVKKLELDPEKVNVNGGAIALGHPLGATGARCVATLLNEMKRRGKDNRFGVISMCIGSGMGAAAVFERGDSVDELSNARAV
- the LOC126621845 gene encoding 3-ketoacyl CoA thiolase 1, peroxisomal-like isoform X2, encoding MDKALNRQKVLLQHLRPSSSVSSPDYESAALSASTCAAGDSAAYHRTSAFGDDIVIVAAYRTAICKAKRGGFKDTLPDDLLAPVLKAVIERTNLNPKEVGDIVVGTVLAPGSLRAMECRMAAFYAGFPDTVPIRTVNRQCSSGLQAVADVAAAIKAGYYDIGIAAGLESMTVDNIGGLSKVNPKVDIFAQARDCLLPMGVTSENVAQRYGVTRQEQDRAAVESHRRAAAATASGKFKDEIVPVSTKIVDPKTGEERPVTISVDDGFRPNANMNDLAKLKPAFKRDGSTTAGNASQVSDGAGAVLLMKRSLAMQKGLPIFGVFRSFAAVGVDPAVMGVGPAAAIPVAVKSAGLELDDIDLFEINEMMHCF